The nucleotide window CGCCGAACGGCACCAATTGGGGTTTCTACTGCGACCCGGAGATGGACAAGCTCTTCGACGAAGCCCGCAACGCCTTCGACAAGACCGAACAGACCAAGGTGCTGGAGAAGATCCACGAGAAATACGTCAACGAGGCGCTGTTCCTCATGGTCGCCCACGACACCAACCCGCGCGCCATGAGCCCGAAGGTGAAGGGTTTCGTCCAAGCACAGAACTGGTTCCAGGACTTCTCGCCGATCACGGTCGGGAAGTGAGAGCGTCGGTCCTTCCCCTCGCGGGGAGGGACCGAGGGTGGGGCTGGCTCCGCCAGCCTTTGAAAGGTGAGGGCCGCTGGTCCCCCACCTCCATCTCCTTCCCGCCAGGGGGGGAGTGCCGCCACAATGGATCGAGGTCATCCGGATGCTCCCATGCTGAGCTTCATCCTCCACCGCCTGCTCACCGTCACCCCGGTGGCGCTGGGCGTCAGCATCGTCTGCTTCCTGCTGGTGCATCTGGCGCCCGGCGATCCCCTGAGCGCCGTCCTGCCGGTGGACGCCACGCAAGAGACGATCGACGCCATGCGGACCGCCTACGGCTACGACAAGCCGCTGCCGGTCCAGTACGCGCTCTGGCTCTGGAAGGTCCTCCACGGCGATCTCGGCACATCGATCGCCAGCGGCCGCCCGGTCCTGAACGAGGTCGGGCGCGCGGTGGTCAACAGCCTGATCCTCGCCTCCGTCGCGACCCTGATCGGCTTCACCTTCGGCTGCCTGTTCGGCTTCGTCGCCGGCTACTTTCGCGATTCCGCCCTCGACCGGGCCGCCTCCGCCATCTCGGTCTTCGGGGTGAGCGTGCCGCATTACTGGCTCGGCATGGTCATGGTGATCGTGTTCTCGGCCCAGCTCGGCTGGCTGCCCTCTACCGGAGCCGGCCCCGACGGATCGGGTAACTGGAGGCCGGATCTTGAGCATCTGCGCTACATCATCCTGCCGGCCATCACGATGTCGGTGATCCCGATGGGCGTCATCGCCCGTACCGTCCGGGCGCTCGTCGGCGACATTCTCTCCCAGGATTTCGTCGGGGCGCTGCGTGCGAAGGGGCTCTCGGAATTCGGCGTGTTCAAGCACGTGGTGAAGAACGCGGCCCCCACCGCGCTGGCGATCATGGGGCTTCAGCTCGGATACCTGCTCGGCGGCTCGATCCTGATCGAGACCGTGTTCGCCTGGCCCGGCACCGGCTTCCTCCTCAACGCCGCGATCTTCCAGCGCGACCTGCCGCTGCTGCAGGGCGCCATCCTCGTCCTGGCGATGTTTTTCGTCGCGCTCAACCTCATCGTCGACGTCGTGCAGACGGCACTCGACCCGCGCATCGAGAGGGGCTGATGGCACTCGGAACCAGTCCGGCCGCATCGGCCATCGACATTGCCGGCGGCGCGCCCCCGCTCACCGCCGCACCGGACGCCTTCGTCGCTTCACGCGGGTTCTGGGGCAACGTGCTGGCCAAGCTCCTGCGCGACCCCGTGGCGATGACGGCCGCCTTCGTCATCCTCGCCATCGTCGCCATCGCGCTGCTGTCGCCGTGGATCACTCCCATGGACCCGTATCGCGGCTCGATGGTGCGGCGGCTCAAACCCATAGGCGACGCCACCTACATCCTCGGCTCGGACGAGCTCGGACGCGACATGCTGAGCCGCCTGATGCTGGGCGGGCGCCTTTCCCTGTTCATCGGCGTCACGCCGGTGATCCTGGCCTTCATCCTCGGGTCCGGCATCGGCATCCTCGCCGGCTATGTCGGCGGCTGGCTCAACACCGTTCTGATGCGCACCATCGACGTGTTCTTCGCCTTCCCTTCGGTGCTGCTCGCCATCGCGCTCTCGGGCGCATTGGGCGCGGGCGTGTTCAACTCCATCGTCTCGCTGACCTGCGTGTTCACGCCCCAGATCGCCCGCGTCGCGGAGAGTGTGACCACCCAGATCCGCTCACGCGATTATGTCGACGCGGCCCGCCTCTCGGGCGCCTCGACCTTGACGATCCTGCGGGCGCAGGTGCTCGGCAACGTGCTGGGTCCGATCTTCGTCTACTCCACCAGTCTCATCAGCGTGTCGATGATCCTCGCCTCGGGCCTGTCCTTCCTCGGCCTCGGCGTGAAGCCGCCGGAGCCCGAATGGGGCCTGATGCTCAACACCCTGCGCACGGCGATCTACGTCAATCCCATGGTCGCTGCGCTGCCGGGCCTCGCCATCTTCATCGTCTCGATCTCGTTCAACCTGTTCTCGGACGGCCTGCGCTCGGCGATGGAAGTGAAGTAGATGAGCACGCAGTCCGCAACGAATCCGGTCCCCTCCGCCCGCGACCGGGGCGGCCCCGGCCAGCCGCTCCTCATCGTCGAGGGGCTGGTGAAGCATTTTCCGGTCAAAAAGGGGGTCGGCGGCAGGAAGGCCGTCGTGCGCGCCGTGGACGGCGTCGATTTCGACATCAAGAAGGGCGAGACGCTGGGCGTCGTCGGTGAATCCGGCTGCGGCAAGTCCAGCACCGCCCGGCTCATCATGGGCCTGACCCAGCACGACAAGGGCGAATTGCTGTTCGACGGCGAGCGCATCGGCAGCCGGGCGCTGCCCTTGCGGGAGTTCCGCGCCCAGGCCCAGATGGTCTTTCAGGACAGCTATTCGTCGCTCAATCCGCGCATGACCATCGAGGGCTCCATCGCCTTCGGGCCCCAGGTCCACGGGGTGCCGAAGCGTCAGGCCATCGAGCGGGCGCGCAGCCTGCTCGCCCGCGTCGGCCTGGAACCGGCACGCTTCGCCGCCCGCTACCCGCACGAACTCTCCGGTGGTCAGCGCCAGCGCGTGAACATCGCTCGCGCCCTGGCGCTCGAGCCGCGCCTCGTGGTCCTCGACGAAGCGGTCTCGGCCCTCGACAAGTCCGTGGAGGCGCAGGTGCTGAACCTGCTGATGGACCTCAAGCAGGAATTCGACCTCACCTACCTGTTCATCAGTCACGACCTCAACGTGGTGCGCTTCATCTGCGACCGGGTGGCGGTGATGTATCTCGGGCAGGTGGTGGAGATCGGCCCAGCCGATACCGTGCTGGCCGCCCCCGCCCATCCCTATACCAAGGCACTCCTGGCCTCGATGCCCTCGATGGACCCGGACAACCGCACCACCGTGGCGCCCCTGGCCGGAGACCCGCCCAATCCCATCGACCCGCCGCCGGGCTGCCGCTTCCACCCACGCTGCAGCATCGTCGAGGATGTCTGCCGGAGCCATGTCCCGCCCCTCGGCCCGGTCGATCCCGTCCATCGCGTGGCCTGCCTCGCCCGCCAGCCGGGATCGGGCCATTCCGCGGCACCGACCGGAGGGGCAGTGGCGGCATGAGCGACGCAATGACGACCGCCAAGGGCGAACCCGCCGTCGCGATCGAGCGGCTCTCCGTCACCTTCGGCGGCAAGGTCCGCGCGGTCGATCGCGTCGATCTCACTCTCGCTCGTGGGCAGGCCATCGCCCTCATCGGCGAGTCCGGCTCGGGAAAGAGCGTGACCCTGCGCGCGATCATGCGGCTCAATCCCGAGCGCAAGACGGCGATCGAGGGCCGCATCGTCGTCGCCGGCCGCGACGTGATGGCGATGGGCAAGCGCGAGTTGACCGCGTTGCGCGGGCGTGAAGTGGCGATGATCTTCCAGGAGCCGCTTCTGGCCCTCGATCCCGTCTACACGGTGGGCCGTCAGATCATCGAGGCGATCCGCCAGCACGAGAAGGTCGGTGCCGCCGAGGCGCGCGCCCGCGCGCTCGAACAGTTCGAGCGGGTGCGCATCCCGAGCCCGGAGCGGCGCCTCGACGCCTATCCGCACGAGATGTCGGGGGGCATGCGCCAGCGCGCGATGATCGCCCTCGCCCTTGCCTGCAACCCGAAGGTCCTCCTCGCCGACGAACCGACCACGGCCCTCGACGCCACGGTGCAGATCCAGATCCTGCTGCTCCTGCGTGACCTGCAGGCGGAGCTCGGGCTCTCCACCATCTTCGTCACCCACGATCTGGGCGCGGCCGTCGAAGTCGCCGACCGGATCGCCGTCATGTATGCCGGCCGCATCGTCGAGGAAGGCTCGGCCCGGCAGGTGGTGCTGAACCCGCATCATCCCTACACGATCGGCCTCCTGCGCAGCCGCGCCGACGGAGCCCTGGCCAAGGGCTCCCGACTGCAGACCATCCCCGGCAGCCCGCCCGATCTCGCCAACCGCCCGCCGGGTTGTCCCTTCGCACCGCGCTGCTTCCTCGCCGAGGATCGCTGCCGCGTCGGCGACCCACCTGTGGTCGAGGCCGGACCGGGGCATCGCGCCGCCTGCTGGAAGACCGACGATGCGGCGGGTAGCTTCCAGTCGCAGCGGGCAGAATTGACGGCGGCGTCGGTGTGATCGGCCCTTCCCACCTCAGCGGAGGAGGGAGACGCGCGGCACCGATCGTTTTATCTGGGTCGAGACGACAACGGACACTCCTATGAGCACGACCCACAATCTCCGCGTCGACGGCGCACGCCTGTGGTCCACGATCATGGAGACCGCCCGGTTCGGCGCCACCCCGGCCGGCGGGATCAATCGGCTGACCCTGTCGGAGGAGGACAAGCGGGTCCGCGACTGGTTTCGGGACGCCTGCGAAGCCGCGGGGCTGGACGTCGGCGTCGATGCGCTCGGCACACAATTCGCCCTCCGGCGCGGCCGCGACATGACGAGATTGCCCATCGCCTGCGGCTCGCACCTCGATACGCAGCCGACGGGGGGCAAGTTCGATGGCATCCTCGGTACACTGGCGGGGCTGGAGGTGATGCGCGCGCTCAACGATGCCGGCATCGAGACCGACGCGCCGCTCCTTCTGGTCAACTGGACCAACGAGGAGGGCTCGCGCTACGCCCCCGCCATGATGGCGTCGGCCGCCTATGCCGGGGAATTCACCGTGGAGGACATCCATTCGCGGCTCGACGCCGCCGGCATCAGCGTGGCGCAGGCACTGGAGACCATCGGCTATCTCGGGACCGAGCCCGTCGGTGAGCGCCAGATCGGAGCCTTCGTCGAACTACATATCGAGCAGGGCCCGATCCTGGAAGCCGAGGAGACCACCATCGGCGTCGTCGAGGGCGGGCAGGGGATCGCTTGGTTCGATGGTGTGGTGACAGGATTCGAAAGCCATGCCGGCACCACCCCGATGCCGCGCCGGCGTGACGCCCTCAACGGCCTTGCCGAGATCGCGCTGGCCGTCGAGCGCATCGCCCATGCACACGGCCCCACCGCTGTGGCGACGATCGGCGAAGCGGTGATCGGCGCGCCTTCGCGCAACGTCATACCCGGTCGCATCCGCTTCACCCTCGACCTGCGCGACCCGAAGAGCGAGACCCTCGACGCGGTCGAGAGCGAATTACGGGCAGAGCTGGAAGCCATCGCCGTCCGGCGCGGGCTCGAGATCGTGCTCACCCGAATCTGGCGCAAGGAACCGGTGCCGTTCGACACCGGGGTGGTGGGGGCGGTCGAGGCGGCGACCAGGGGACTGGGTCTCAGCCATCGCCGTATGGTGTCGGGCGCCGGCCACGATGCCTGCAACATCGCTGGACTCGCCCCGACGGCCATGATCTTCGTGCCCTGCCGCGATGGGATCAGCCATAACGAGGCCGAATCGGCGACCCAAGTCGATTGCACCGCCGGCGCCGACGTCCTGCTCCAGACCCTCCTTGCCCTTGCCGACGCGCCGGCGCAGACCGGCTGAGCGGCCCCTATCCCAGCGAGATCGAGGCGGATCGCCGGGCTGGGCGCGTCCAACGGCGATCCGAACAGCGTCGATCATCGGCAGGCGATATGCGGTTGCGTCCAAACGATGGGGCGATTGCTTGAATGTGCCTCATCGGCGCCGATTCTCGAGACGCGGCAAGCGGGCTCGGCCGGTCGAAAACGGGTCACGACGCTGGCATTCGACGTCACGGCAGCGAAAATCGCTGGAGACGGATGCGGAAGTGTTTCTTTTCCGATGCGCACCGGGTTGTGTTGCGATCGAAAAACACGCACCGACATATTGCTTCGGAACATCCTGGCACAAAAACGTTCACGTTAGACGGCGCATCAGCCAGGGAAGGAGCAACCATGTCGACACGGTCGCTGATGGATCCATCCGGACGGTCGGATGGTGCATCACGTCGGTTGCCGTCCCGCCGTTTGCTGAAGCTCCTGGAAAGTACCACGGAGGTCGGCTTCTGGTCCGCGGACCTCGATGGGCTCGGCATCAACGGATCGATCGGGCTCCACAGGGTTCTCGGCCTGTCCCCATCGATCGCGCTGAGCTTCGGTGTCGTCGAGGCGATGATGCATCCCGACGATCGCGCAGCGCATACGGACATGCTGACGTTGCTGCGCGAGGGCCGGCCTCTGAAGCGGGAGTTCCGCATCATCCGGCCGGATCAGACACTGCGCTGGATCGCCAGTCACGCCGAGGTGGTGCTCGGCCCCGGCAACCGTCCGAGCCAGGCGATCGGCGTCGTCGAGGACGTGACCGACCGCCACGAGGCCAAGCATTCCGCGGAACAGGGGCATGATCGCGCCAAGGCCCTGATCTCGGCCACGGCCGCAGTGGTCTGGATCGTCAGTTCCGACGGGAAGGCGATCGACATGCCGCTCTGGGAAGACCTCACCGGGCAGAGCCGCGAGCAGTTCCAGGGACTCGGCTGGATCAATGTCCTGCATTCCGACGACCGGGAGCGAACGAACTTCGCCTGGCGCACGGCGCTCAGCCACGACACAGCCTATAACACCGATTACCGCGTCCTCTGCATCGACGGGATCTATCGCTGGTTCAACGCCCGCGGCGTGCCGATCATGAACCGGGATGGCTCGGTGAAGGAGTGGGTCGGCGTGTGCTTGAGCGTGCCGGGGCAGAGCCGCTTCCAGGCCGCCTCATCGACCACCGACGTCCGCGGCCCTGCGACCGATATCGGTCGCGGCGGCGAGGAGCTGACTTCTGCCCAGGTCAGGGCCGCACGCGGGTTGACCGGCCTGTCGAAGGACGAACTGGCACGACGCGCCAACGTTTCGGTGTCGACGATCGTGCGGATCGAGGATTCTGACGCGACTATCCGCCCGCGACGCGACACCGTGAAAGCAATACGCCAGGTTCTGGAACAGGCGGGTGTGATCTTCACCTTCGATCCGGGGCACAAGCCCGGAGTGCGGGAGGCATAGGACTCAATCCCCGAAAGGCGGACGTCTGCTAGCTTACGGGGCGGCGATTCACGCCGCCTCAGACGGAGACCGCCAGCCGCTCCCGGATCAGCTTGCCCAGCTCGCCCCTGCGCGCGCGCATGGTCAGGCGGATGACGCGATCGTTCTCATCCGGACAGATCGTATTGACCTTGCCTGCAAGCACGATCATCCGCTCGTTATCGGCGAAGCTCAGTTCGCTGCGGAAGAGCAACATCAGGATACGCCCGTTCCCGGGATCGGTATCGAGAGCCTGCGAGAAGATCTTGGCCGCCTCGTTCGCGGCCCCATAGCGGAACAAGCGCTCGCCCGCCTCCAGCATCAGGCTGGGATCCGCCCCGGACACATGGGCGACCGCACGCCAGGCCGCCAGGATCGACTCCTCGTCACCCGTCGACTCGATGGCTCTGGCTGCCATCCGCCTGATCCGGCCCTGGCTGTTGGTCATCAGTGCCGAGACGTAGTAGCTCAGCCGTTCCTCGTCCTTCTCTTCGTCGGCCAGCCGACCGAGGGTCTTCCAGGGCTCTTCGAATTCGGCATCCGACTGACAGGCGCGCAGGATCAGATCGCCGCCGCGCTGGCGGTTCCCCTTGGCGATGGCGATCTCGCCGTAGAGCCAGATCGCGGTGGCACTTTCCGGATCGCGCTGAAGCTCGTCATCGGCGATCTCGGCGAGGGCACCCCAATCCTGGAGCTTCATCGCGCGCCCGCTCCTGCCCAACACCGTATCGTCCACCTCGGCGTCGGGCAGTACCAGCGAACGACCATCCTCGACCGCCTTGATTCCCAATCGACGTGCTCGCAGGGCGATGCGGACGGCGCGCTCGCTCTCCTCGGGGCAAACGACCGCGATCAGTGCCGTCAATTCGGCCAAGCGCTGATCGTCGGCGAAAGCCAATTCACTGCGGTAGAGCAGCATCAGAAGGCGTCCGTTCGTCGGATCCGCGGCGTAGGCGACCGCGAAGATCTCGGCCGCGTCGCGAGCCGCACCGGCCCGGAGCAGGCGGTCACCGGCCTCGATCAGGATGCCGAGATCGGATTGGGCCGCCGCTGCGACCTGCCGCCAAGCGTCCACGGCCGCCTCGTCGGTGCCGGTCTGCTCGATGATCTTCGCCGCCATCCGCATGACTCGGCTTTGACCGCTGGTCATGAGTACGGACGCCAGGAATTTGAGTCTCTCCTCGTCCTGCTCGTCGTCGGCGACGCGAACCAACGCCTTCCAGGGCTCCTCGAAGGATGGTTTCGCCTGGCAGGCACGGATGATCAGGTCGATGCCGCGCCGACGATCTCCCCGCGAGAGTGCTATCTCGCCATGTAGCCAGATCGCCGTCGGGCTATCCGGATTGTCCTGCATCTCGGAGGTGGCGATGGCGGAGACCATCGGCCAATCTTCTTGCTTCAACGCGCGCCGGATCCGCGACAGCAGCGTTTCGCTGGCATCCACGTCCGGTTTGTTCTGGTCGAGCAGCCTGTTGTATTCGTGGATCGCCCGCTCGGCATTGGAGTAGAGCGAGATCCTGTCGCTCTGGACGACCCCGACGACGTCGCAGAACTCACGGATCATGTTGACGTTCGGCGAGATGACGATGAATCCGCTCGTCGCCAGCCGTTGCTTGATCACGGCCGTGAAACGGTCGGTGAACTCGGCCGTATGGGGTACGACATCGCCTTCGACGAGATAGGTCTCGTAGGGCAATCCGTAAGAGAGAGCATACCGGAAGGCCACGCTGATATCGGCTGGGACGTTCTTGTATTCCACATCCATAAAGGCATCGATATTGGCCACGAACGACACGAACTTGATCAGACTCGCCGCGTCGATCCGGTGCATCTTGGCGGCGAACACACAGTTCCGCCTCAGCGTATGATGCGACACGATTCCGGCCATTCGGCCCACGGGGCTCGAGATGTTCGCCTCCCGCCGAAGCCTGCCGATGGCGGGCCGTCGCACCCCCGTGATGGTGTCGCAGAAAGCGCGGCGCTCCACCTTCGAGGCGCATAGGATACCGACACGCCGGTTCGTCGGGATGGCAGCGGTCAGCCCGCAAAGGACGGCATGCGACCGCGATTGGAGTGAGCTGACCCAGACGTTCTCGAAGATCAGCATGAACGCCCATCTCGCCGGGAGACCGGTACGCAGCGTCTCGCCGCGCGTGTTTCAGGTCGAGGCCCCACGTCGATCTCCCTGCTCGAATCTAGAGCGATGCTACGCCAGGAAGCAACAGCCCGCATCGAGAAATGGCGCACTGACAAAGGCTTAGTCGATAACCCAGCACGGATATCCCACCTCGCGACCCTGTCCGCAAGGTCCGGTCGCCGAGTCCAGTTCTCGCACCATATCGTCAAAGCCAGTCATATGCCCTTGCCGAGCGTCTCCCACACAGTCTCGGTGTCGCCGGACCTGTCGCGGGAAATAGGCCCTATCGTGGCGGTCGCGACCGATCGTCGGCGTTTCCCGCCTTACCGGGAGAGCCGCCACCGGACCGATCCTCGTCGAGAAAGCGGAGAAATGCCGGACCATCGACGTCCCAGCTGTTCAGGGCGCCGATATGGGGCTCCATCCAGGCCCGGTAGCGATGGCCCATCACAAGGCTGAGGCGGGCAAAGTTGAGGCGCAGACGATAGGTGCCATCCTGGATCGGAATGATCTCGGTGATCCGCGTGCCGGGCTCCGCGAACACGATGTGCGCCAGGCCGGCCCCATGAGGAGCGACGATCCGCGTCGCCGACGACACGATGAAGATCTGCTGCCATAGCGGCATCCTCCCGAGCATCACGCTCGCATACCCTCTCGCCACGACCTGCGCCTCGATCTCAGCCTCGTTCCGCAAGGCGCGTCTGTCGGAATCACGGCGGCAGATGTAGAGCGCGTCGGGAGCCGTCGCGTTCTCCTGGATGGCGATGGCGCGGGCGGATTGCTTCACCCGCTCGATGATGGGCGCCACGCGCTCCCAATAGGTGAGGCCCTGCATGCCGCTGCGGGCAACCAGCAGGCGGCGAACGAAGAGAGCGTCGCCGACATCCACCACCTGCTGGGGCAGGCCGGACAAGCGCAGCGTCTCCTTTTCGAAGGGTGGCGCCTGGTCGCTGAGGAGGATCGCCGCTTCGGGCGCCGCGTCCTCGAGCATCCAGGAGAAGAGCGGCAGGCGATCCACCAGCCAGTGATAGATCCCGCGCGTACCCTTGATGGCGAAGAAGCCGGCGGTGATGGTGGGCGCCCCTTCTCGCGACAGGCGCGAGACAGGCAAGCCCTTCGAGACGACGACGCTGCCGTCCTCGCGCCAGATCTGGCCGTCCCGATCCACGAACACGTCACGGTACTCGATGATCTCGGGCGGCTTTGCCCGTGCGGCCCTCTTTCCGAAACCCTCGATGTCGCCGATGACGGCGGCGGCGTGATGGGACGGGGTCCGCTCGCTCGACCGGATTTCCACGGTACCTTGAGCACGCCGCTCGGAATCGGGAAACGGAAACGTGATCGCCGTCGCCGCCCTGGATTCGGTGGCGGACCCGGGCGACACGTAGCCGGCCTCGGACAGCGCCGCCGTGATCTCCGATCGAAGGGCGGCATCCTTGGTATGTGCCAGGAACGATTTCGCCTGACGTGCAAATTTCGGGTCCTTAAACACCGATGGATCGGCCGTGAAAATCTTCCAGGCAGCGGCACTCTCACCGAGCAGCAGGAACTTGCGGCTCACCGCGTGACGGTCCGCATGGGGCCATCCGGCGTCCAGGCACTGGCCTTCGGCCCAGCCAAGCGCGTCCGCATCCTGCGTCTCGCCAGCCGCACGGATGAACATGGCCATCAGCGGAGGGCTTTCCTTCACGCGATCGGCGTCGCGGGCCAGGGTCAGGATCGTCTGCCAATCGGCTCTCTCGAAGGCCGTTTGACAGTCTAGGAACCTGGACCGCCGAGACCTGAAGACATTCCAGGGTGAGACGCGCTTGAGAAGACGTGTGGCAACTTTGATTACGGGGTGGAACATGTCGATCTGCGCTCTCCTTTGCTGCTCTTCACCTCATTCTTGATCCACGCGGAAGAAGAACTCGTTCGCCGGTCGATGATCAAAGCTTTCGTGGCAGCATTCTCAGGCGGCCATGGTCGGCACGCAACGAGGGACGTGTCGTCCGCAAGTGAGTTGAGGATGGGATACTGTCCTGCAATATCACACCTTCGCATCCGCAAAATCATGTGATAATTCCGCCCGGCTGACTCAACTTTAGGAGGTTTACGCATGATCGCTCGCTCCAAACTCCCCCTTCTCCTTGCCATCGCCGCTCTGGCCGCTCCCATCGCCATCACCTCGCCTGCCTCCGCCAAGGGCAACAAGGTCATCTCGATGATCGACACCGACAATGACGGCACGATCGACCTCAAGGAAGTCCTGGCCGTCGCCGGCGCCAAGTTCGACGCCCTCGAAGGCGACAAGGACGGCACCCTCGACGCCAAGGAGCTGAAGGGCCGCGGTGGCAAGAAGGCGATCGCGGAAGCCGATCCGGACAAGGACGGCACCCTCGACAAGAAAGAGTACCTCGCCCTCGTCGAGTCCCGCTTCAAGGCGGCGGATCCCGACAACGACGGCACCCTCGATGCCGCCGAGTTGAAGACCCCCGCCGGCAAGGCCCTGGTCAAGCTGATCAAGTAAGCAGACGCGGCGCATAAGCGCCGCGAGTGCGGCGGCCGCAGGCTGCAACGGACGATGAAGCCCCCATGCACCAGCGCGCATGGGGGCTATTTTTATGGCGGCCGAACGACAGGCCGCGGCGTGAGATGCCGCGACCGGGTCCGGTCTCAGAAAACGTGGCGTAGCAGAAAGAAGAGGCTCCCCGCGAGCGTGATCGCTGCCGGCAGCGTCAGGACCCATGCGAGCGCCATGTTCCGGATCGTCGAGACCTGCAGGCCCGATCCGTTGGCCGCCATGGTACCGGCGACACCGCTCGACAGGATATGCGTCGTCGAGACCGGCAGCCCGTAGAGTTCGGCGAGGCCGATCGTGCCTGCGGCCACCATCTCGGCGGAGCCCCCTTGAGCGTAGGTGAGATGCGTCTTGCCGATCTTCTCGCCCACGGTGACCACGATGCGCTTCCAACCGACCATCGTGCCGAGGCCGAGTGCCAGGGCGACCGCGACCTTCACCCAGGTCGGGATATAGCGGGTGCCGTCGTTGAGGAGGCCGGAATAGGCCTTCAGGGTCTTGGTTTCCTCCACCGACAGGCTCGCACCGGCATCGCGCAGCAGGCGGATCGCATCGGAGGCGAGGTACATGTCGTTGCGCAGGTTCGGCGTCGCTGCCGCCGGCACCTGACGGATCGCGCCATGCTTCTGGACCGAGGACGCAATATCGTCGGAGAGCGAGGCGAGCGCGGCATAGACCTGAGGCTGGTTCAGGTCCTTGGTGCGCAAGGCCTCGGCGACCTGAATGCGGGCGGAAGCGGGCTCGGGCAATCCCCGCCCGTCGGCGTGGGCCTGAAACACGGCGCTGGCCCCGTGAGATTGCTCCACGAAGACCGGGGTCATGTCGTCCGACATGGTGCGGTTGAGGGCGTAGGCGGTCGGCGCTGCGCCGATGAGAATGAGCATGATGAGCCCCATGCCCTTCTGCCCGTCATTGCCGCCGTGGAAGAACGATACGAGGGTGCAGGTGGAGATCAGCACGCCACGGATCCAGAGAGGGGGAGGGGTCTCGCCCTTGGGCGCCTCGTAGAGATCCTTGCGTTTGATCAGGGCCTTCATGGCGAGGAGCAGCCCCGCCGCCATCACGAAGCCGAGGACCGGTGAGATCAGCAAACCCTGAAGCACCTTGAAGGCCTGCGACCACTCAACGCCCGACGTACCGTGGCCATCCGAGGCCATGAGCTGATTGGCGAGACCGACGCCGATCACCGAGCCGATGAGGGCGTGCGAGGAGGAATTCGGCAGGCCGAGCGCCCAGGTGCCGAGGTTCCACAAAATCGCGGCGATGAGGAGCGAGAAGATCATCGCATACCCCGCCCCAGAGCCGACCTGAAGGATCAACTCCACGGGAAGGAGGGTGACGATGGCATAGGCGACCGCGCCGGAAGACAGCATGACGCCGAGGAAGTTGAAGAAGCCGGACCAGACCACCGCCGCGAGCGGCGGCATGGAGTGGGTATAGATCACGGTCGCCACGGCATTGGCGGTATCGTGGAAGCCGTTCACGAATTCGAAGGCGAGGGCGATCAGCAGCGCCAGCGCCAGAAGGGCGAAGGCACCGATGGCCAGAGGCGTTTCGCCGACGGCGTTCATATCCTGGATCAGGCTGAACAGGGCGTAGGCGAGACCCGCCACGAGGACCGCCAGAAATGCGATGACGCCACCGGAATGGACCCCATGGTCGAGACGCGGTCCCGGGCGGGCATCGGCCGCCGGCAAGGCTTGTGTTGAAAGAGAATCGGACATCGGAAAGGCTCTCCGCGCGACGATGATGGTGCGGGAGCCCTCTGAGCCGATACCGTATCAGTTCCATGACAGGTCGACGTCGATGCCTGCCAAACATGCCTCGCGGCAGGCGAATCACTCGACACAGCAATGCTGGCTGCAAACGATTCGCGCGGTCGACATTCTCGAAAAAGAAAGAGGTTGAGCG belongs to Methylobacterium sp. 77 and includes:
- a CDS encoding PAS domain-containing protein, giving the protein MCLIGADSRDAASGLGRSKTGHDAGIRRHGSENRWRRMRKCFFSDAHRVVLRSKNTHRHIASEHPGTKTFTLDGASAREGATMSTRSLMDPSGRSDGASRRLPSRRLLKLLESTTEVGFWSADLDGLGINGSIGLHRVLGLSPSIALSFGVVEAMMHPDDRAAHTDMLTLLREGRPLKREFRIIRPDQTLRWIASHAEVVLGPGNRPSQAIGVVEDVTDRHEAKHSAEQGHDRAKALISATAAVVWIVSSDGKAIDMPLWEDLTGQSREQFQGLGWINVLHSDDRERTNFAWRTALSHDTAYNTDYRVLCIDGIYRWFNARGVPIMNRDGSVKEWVGVCLSVPGQSRFQAASSTTDVRGPATDIGRGGEELTSAQVRAARGLTGLSKDELARRANVSVSTIVRIEDSDATIRPRRDTVKAIRQVLEQAGVIFTFDPGHKPGVREA
- a CDS encoding glycosyltransferase family 61 protein; protein product: MAMFIRAAGETQDADALGWAEGQCLDAGWPHADRHAVSRKFLLLGESAAAWKIFTADPSVFKDPKFARQAKSFLAHTKDAALRSEITAALSEAGYVSPGSATESRAATAITFPFPDSERRAQGTVEIRSSERTPSHHAAAVIGDIEGFGKRAARAKPPEIIEYRDVFVDRDGQIWREDGSVVVSKGLPVSRLSREGAPTITAGFFAIKGTRGIYHWLVDRLPLFSWMLEDAAPEAAILLSDQAPPFEKETLRLSGLPQQVVDVGDALFVRRLLVARSGMQGLTYWERVAPIIERVKQSARAIAIQENATAPDALYICRRDSDRRALRNEAEIEAQVVARGYASVMLGRMPLWQQIFIVSSATRIVAPHGAGLAHIVFAEPGTRITEIIPIQDGTYRLRLNFARLSLVMGHRYRAWMEPHIGALNSWDVDGPAFLRFLDEDRSGGGSPGKAGNADDRSRPPR
- a CDS encoding EF-hand domain-containing protein, giving the protein MIARSKLPLLLAIAALAAPIAITSPASAKGNKVISMIDTDNDGTIDLKEVLAVAGAKFDALEGDKDGTLDAKELKGRGGKKAIAEADPDKDGTLDKKEYLALVESRFKAADPDNDGTLDAAELKTPAGKALVKLIK
- a CDS encoding inorganic phosphate transporter, which translates into the protein MSDSLSTQALPAADARPGPRLDHGVHSGGVIAFLAVLVAGLAYALFSLIQDMNAVGETPLAIGAFALLALALLIALAFEFVNGFHDTANAVATVIYTHSMPPLAAVVWSGFFNFLGVMLSSGAVAYAIVTLLPVELILQVGSGAGYAMIFSLLIAAILWNLGTWALGLPNSSSHALIGSVIGVGLANQLMASDGHGTSGVEWSQAFKVLQGLLISPVLGFVMAAGLLLAMKALIKRKDLYEAPKGETPPPLWIRGVLISTCTLVSFFHGGNDGQKGMGLIMLILIGAAPTAYALNRTMSDDMTPVFVEQSHGASAVFQAHADGRGLPEPASARIQVAEALRTKDLNQPQVYAALASLSDDIASSVQKHGAIRQVPAAATPNLRNDMYLASDAIRLLRDAGASLSVEETKTLKAYSGLLNDGTRYIPTWVKVAVALALGLGTMVGWKRIVVTVGEKIGKTHLTYAQGGSAEMVAAGTIGLAELYGLPVSTTHILSSGVAGTMAANGSGLQVSTIRNMALAWVLTLPAAITLAGSLFFLLRHVF